The following coding sequences lie in one Bacteroidota bacterium genomic window:
- a CDS encoding OsmC family protein has translation MPDNASPKFATARVGASGIITDLEVRAHQFKCDETEAYGGQDQHPDPYDYILSGLAACVAITLRQYADRHNLALAGAEVQCSYNKINNATGHKKDKITKSIKLIGNLSPHDQARLMRAAQCPAHRMLDRGIEIETIES, from the coding sequence ATGCCTGACAACGCCTCCCCGAAATTTGCAACAGCCCGTGTTGGTGCATCTGGAATCATAACCGATCTTGAAGTCCGGGCCCATCAATTTAAATGTGATGAGACAGAGGCCTATGGCGGACAAGACCAACACCCTGATCCCTACGACTACATCCTGTCTGGTTTGGCAGCCTGTGTAGCCATTACCTTGCGCCAGTATGCTGACCGGCACAACCTTGCCCTGGCCGGCGCAGAAGTGCAGTGCAGCTATAACAAGATCAACAACGCAACAGGACACAAGAAAGACAAGATCACCAAGTCCATCAAACTCATAGGCAACCTCAGTCCGCATGACCAGGCCCGTTTGATGCGTGCAGCCCAATGTCCTGCGCACAGGATGTTGGACCGTGGCATTGAAATCGAAACCATCG